Proteins encoded in a region of the Saccharothrix ecbatanensis genome:
- a CDS encoding sensor histidine kinase: protein MRGIGLVLISVFGLLAVPDDVLPLGFALLGLVVVGAVVDCWVGISGRARPLALVFAVARVVAISATQEWTAGHPNQWALNALTTTAITFQWEWSPKVALPATAGLLAFYLAVVGLGDGSATAVRLVVEVGLTRLAFVLMRRSSRRVDELRERRAALERAEAVALERHRREREYLALLHDTASATFLLVAVHGRDTDPAQVADYARHDLAVLTGASGGPTTQDSPVDLTASLRAVVERSPLTVDTRWQVGSVAPASVALALVRAVREALANVERHAGVRHAALSVHGEGERFVVEVDDDGLGFHPDEVPHFRRGIRGSVVERMVAVGGSAAVTSRPGEGTSVRLEWPGG from the coding sequence GTGCGTGGCATCGGACTGGTGCTGATCAGCGTTTTCGGGCTCTTGGCGGTCCCCGATGACGTACTGCCGCTCGGGTTCGCGTTGCTCGGGCTGGTGGTCGTCGGAGCGGTGGTGGACTGCTGGGTCGGGATCTCCGGACGGGCGCGGCCACTGGCGCTCGTGTTCGCGGTGGCGCGCGTCGTGGCGATCTCCGCGACCCAGGAGTGGACCGCCGGACATCCCAACCAGTGGGCGCTGAACGCGCTGACCACGACGGCGATCACCTTCCAGTGGGAGTGGTCGCCGAAGGTCGCGTTGCCGGCCACGGCGGGGCTGCTCGCGTTCTACCTCGCGGTGGTCGGGCTCGGTGACGGGAGCGCGACCGCCGTGCGGCTGGTGGTCGAGGTCGGCCTGACGCGCCTGGCGTTCGTGCTGATGCGGCGGTCGAGCAGGCGCGTGGACGAGTTGCGGGAACGCCGTGCGGCACTCGAACGGGCCGAGGCGGTGGCGCTGGAACGGCACCGGCGGGAACGGGAGTACCTCGCGCTGCTGCACGACACCGCCTCGGCGACGTTCCTCCTGGTCGCCGTGCACGGTCGTGACACCGATCCGGCGCAGGTCGCCGACTACGCGCGGCACGACCTGGCCGTGCTCACCGGCGCTTCGGGCGGCCCCACGACGCAGGACAGCCCGGTGGACCTCACCGCCTCGCTGCGTGCCGTGGTGGAGCGCAGCCCGCTGACCGTCGACACGCGGTGGCAGGTCGGGTCGGTGGCGCCGGCGTCGGTGGCGCTCGCGTTGGTGCGCGCGGTGCGCGAGGCGCTGGCCAACGTCGAGCGGCACGCGGGTGTGCGGCACGCCGCGCTCAGCGTCCACGGTGAGGGCGAGCGCTTCGTGGTCGAGGTGGACGATGACGGCCTGGGCTTCCACCCCGACGAAGTCCCGCACTTCCGCCGCGGCATCCGCGGCTCGGTCGTCGAACGCATGGTCGCCGTCGGTGGCAGCGCCGCGGTCACCTCGCGTCCCGGTGAGGGGACGTCCGTGCGGCTGGAGTGGCCCGGTGGCTGA
- a CDS encoding peptidoglycan DD-metalloendopeptidase family protein gives MTNDRTNDGISRRALLHGTVAAGVVTAVGVGAGHALAAPAGFYHPFSAYPITGTWQDHLNSGSLGGIDYGMSVGTRLPAAGGGVVTNIPYNGTGGHTVTIQHDNGYRTQYMHLSQFLLANGTRVGMGGVVGLSGGAAGAPGSGSSTGPHLHWHMINPSGTRINPLTFLGGGTGLPKTTTEQDGVPGPIMWKRAQNWLRIEQGYTGPIDGVPGANTYAALQRAMRAYGYTGPIDGVPGANTWAAVQRLAARWGYTGPIDGVMGPNSWRGFARFLNQDRYD, from the coding sequence ATGACCAACGACAGGACCAACGACGGGATCAGCAGACGGGCGTTGTTGCACGGAACGGTGGCGGCCGGTGTCGTCACCGCGGTCGGTGTGGGTGCGGGCCACGCGCTCGCCGCTCCGGCCGGGTTCTACCACCCGTTCAGCGCCTACCCGATCACCGGGACCTGGCAGGACCACCTCAACAGCGGATCGCTCGGCGGTATCGACTACGGGATGTCCGTCGGCACGCGCCTGCCGGCGGCGGGTGGTGGTGTGGTCACCAACATCCCGTACAACGGGACGGGTGGCCACACCGTCACCATCCAGCACGACAACGGCTACCGCACCCAGTACATGCACCTGTCGCAGTTCCTGCTGGCCAACGGCACGCGGGTGGGCATGGGCGGTGTCGTCGGGCTGTCCGGCGGCGCGGCCGGCGCACCGGGCTCCGGGTCGTCCACCGGCCCGCACCTGCACTGGCACATGATCAACCCGAGCGGCACGCGGATCAACCCGCTGACGTTCCTGGGCGGTGGCACGGGCCTGCCGAAGACGACCACGGAGCAGGACGGCGTCCCCGGCCCGATCATGTGGAAGCGCGCGCAGAACTGGCTGCGGATCGAGCAGGGGTACACCGGTCCGATCGACGGCGTGCCGGGAGCGAACACGTACGCGGCGTTGCAGCGGGCCATGCGCGCGTACGGCTACACCGGTCCGATCGACGGCGTGCCCGGCGCGAACACGTGGGCGGCGGTGCAGCGGCTGGCCGCGAGGTGGGGTTACACCGGCCCGATCGACGGTGTGATGGGACCGAACTCGTGGCGCGGCTTCGCCCGGTTCCTGAACCAGGACAGGTACGACTAA
- a CDS encoding condensation domain-containing protein, which produces MSAIPRYPRDRPLPVSFTQEERLTTGRHVQFVNNKIAIGLLIEGPLDADLLDRAVTELVERHEALRLTFPDEDVLRARLLAELPALRRIRVDDSEQRLERALALLAEDACEPFDLAEGPLFRTLLAELEPDRHVLCVTIDHVVTDAWSVRVVLSDLLTIYRARAAGTTPELPELPVQYPDFAEWERDHLSGAVLERQVGYWRKKLAGIDPIPSSGLTDPAGEPGGTPRLVKLRALLDQPKVDRLTGLAAAEGTSLIVLVSAAVKAAMWRRRLSTMDDAEAGDVATFGSLANRTRPETQHLVGYLATVAAFRTVFDGATSFRELALREARTLWEAMRHQRIPHSLIMRELGHPQYGARYRDPARLPSYLNFDFDLVEDSSQEWPEVPGLRVRPIAIPMPEVPRGGLRVLGYRRPDGVELELRYRSDRYGAPWAAEFLDDVIRVLDLGVDAPDTALADMFEATVRVVR; this is translated from the coding sequence ATGAGCGCCATCCCGCGGTACCCCCGCGACCGTCCCCTGCCGGTGTCGTTCACCCAGGAGGAGCGGCTGACCACCGGCCGGCACGTCCAGTTCGTCAACAACAAGATCGCCATCGGCCTGCTGATCGAGGGCCCGCTCGACGCCGACCTGCTGGACCGGGCGGTGACGGAACTCGTCGAGCGGCACGAGGCGCTGCGGCTGACGTTCCCGGACGAGGACGTCCTGCGGGCCAGGCTGCTGGCCGAACTGCCCGCGCTCCGGCGCATCCGGGTGGACGACTCCGAGCAGCGGCTGGAGCGCGCGCTCGCACTGCTGGCCGAGGACGCCTGCGAGCCGTTCGACCTGGCCGAAGGCCCGCTGTTCCGCACCCTGCTCGCCGAACTCGAACCCGATCGGCACGTCCTGTGCGTGACGATCGACCACGTCGTCACCGACGCCTGGTCCGTCCGCGTGGTGTTGAGCGACCTGCTGACCATCTACCGGGCACGTGCGGCCGGCACGACACCGGAGCTGCCGGAACTGCCCGTGCAGTACCCGGACTTCGCGGAGTGGGAACGCGATCACCTCAGCGGCGCCGTGCTGGAGCGGCAGGTGGGCTACTGGCGGAAGAAGCTCGCGGGCATCGACCCCATCCCGTCCTCGGGGCTGACCGACCCGGCGGGCGAACCCGGCGGCACGCCCCGGCTGGTCAAGCTCCGCGCGCTGCTCGACCAGCCGAAGGTCGACCGGCTCACCGGGCTGGCGGCGGCCGAGGGCACCAGCCTGATCGTGCTGGTGTCGGCGGCGGTGAAGGCGGCCATGTGGCGGCGCAGGCTGTCCACGATGGACGACGCCGAGGCGGGTGACGTGGCCACGTTCGGCTCGCTGGCCAACCGCACCCGGCCGGAGACGCAACACCTGGTCGGCTACCTGGCGACCGTCGCCGCGTTCCGGACGGTGTTCGACGGCGCGACCTCGTTCCGGGAGCTGGCCCTGCGCGAGGCCCGGACGCTGTGGGAAGCCATGCGGCACCAGCGCATCCCGCACTCGCTGATCATGCGCGAACTCGGCCACCCCCAGTACGGCGCCCGGTACCGCGACCCGGCGCGGCTGCCGTCGTACCTGAACTTCGACTTCGACCTGGTCGAGGACTCCAGCCAGGAGTGGCCGGAGGTGCCCGGCCTGCGGGTGCGGCCGATCGCGATCCCGATGCCCGAGGTGCCGCGCGGTGGGCTGCGGGTGCTCGGCTACCGCCGACCGGACGGCGTCGAACTCGAACTGCGCTACCGCAGCGACCGCTACGGCGCACCCTGGGCGGCGGAGTTCCTGGACGACGTGATCAGGGTGCTGGACCTCGGGGTCGACGCGCCGGACACCGCGCTGGCCGACATGTTCGAGGCCACCGTGAGGGTCGTCCGATGA
- a CDS encoding dihydrodipicolinate reductase C-terminal domain-containing protein — MRDGLPRVGVVGTGRLGDAVLRQCRELGLPVVVTASSSGWHTDDTADVLVDASSPEAHDRVLRYCAEHNAALVECVSNLDSPQWKAIHALATSVPVLRATNLAIGHHLQRRLVAHLAAIAPSHPETSVWERHPTTKAHRPSATAIALADVWTAASGREPADVSSSRAGLTVSEHEVTWTWAAETVTVRHSVGSFTAAATGAVRAVTWLNTRAPGLYDTQEMYDDLISTRGA; from the coding sequence ATGCGTGACGGACTTCCCCGCGTCGGCGTCGTCGGCACGGGCAGGCTGGGTGACGCGGTGCTGAGGCAGTGCCGGGAACTCGGGCTGCCGGTCGTGGTGACGGCGTCGAGCAGCGGCTGGCACACCGACGACACCGCGGACGTCCTGGTGGACGCCAGTTCACCCGAAGCGCACGACCGAGTGCTCCGGTACTGCGCCGAGCACAACGCCGCACTGGTCGAATGCGTGTCCAATCTGGACAGTCCACAGTGGAAGGCGATCCACGCGCTGGCGACCTCCGTGCCGGTGCTGCGCGCGACGAACCTCGCCATCGGCCACCACCTCCAACGCAGGCTCGTCGCCCACCTGGCCGCCATCGCGCCGTCGCACCCCGAGACCAGCGTGTGGGAACGGCACCCGACGACCAAGGCGCACCGACCGAGCGCCACCGCCATCGCCCTCGCCGACGTGTGGACCGCGGCGAGCGGGCGGGAACCGGCGGACGTCAGCTCGTCACGGGCGGGCCTGACCGTCAGCGAGCACGAGGTCACCTGGACGTGGGCGGCCGAGACCGTGACCGTGCGGCACAGCGTCGGCTCGTTCACCGCCGCCGCGACCGGCGCGGTCCGTGCCGTGACGTGGCTGAACACCCGTGCACCAGGGCTGTACGACACCCAGGAGATGTACGACGACCTCATCAGTACCCGGGGAGCCTAG
- a CDS encoding RidA family protein, which yields MPHNLSNPDELHDPTGYGYSHVAATTGDLVFIAGQYGCDRDGQLVSDDFAAQVDRAYANLGAALRAVGLDYHHVVRLGTYVVDHNADRLPVMRERITRIWGDKPPVQTLLGVATLALPGMLFEVDAVAAR from the coding sequence GTGCCGCACAACCTGAGCAACCCCGACGAACTGCACGACCCCACCGGCTACGGCTACAGCCACGTCGCCGCCACCACCGGTGACCTCGTGTTCATCGCGGGCCAGTACGGCTGCGACCGCGACGGGCAGCTCGTCTCGGACGACTTCGCCGCCCAGGTCGACCGGGCCTACGCCAACCTCGGCGCCGCACTCCGCGCCGTCGGCCTCGACTACCACCACGTCGTCCGGCTCGGCACGTACGTCGTGGACCACAACGCCGACCGCCTCCCCGTCATGCGCGAACGCATCACCCGCATCTGGGGCGATAAGCCACCGGTGCAGACCCTGCTCGGCGTGGCCACCCTCGCCCTGCCCGGGATGCTGTTCGAGGTCGACGCCGTCGCCGCACGCTGA
- a CDS encoding class II aldolase/adducin family protein translates to MSDHKPALRRLITQLAQGARMLSLDGHDDFNQGQISARLPGADTFVIKNALVGFDEATPDEVVIAPVDHTLDAPKLAPPELPLHQAIYRARPDVNAIVHSHAPYTLIFGATDLVLHPLSHDGAYFAGRTGVFTTTSNTVLDIGTGDAIAAVLADGNGVFLRNHGGVVVGKSVRHAAIFAQVLERACRLQLMAEGTAGKYEWSSDADVELKRDFIYADLSVRSYWEYAVRRVGRSWPETTHWPTR, encoded by the coding sequence ATGTCCGACCACAAACCCGCTCTGCGCAGGCTCATCACCCAGTTGGCGCAGGGCGCGCGCATGCTCTCACTCGACGGGCACGACGACTTCAACCAGGGCCAGATCTCCGCGCGGCTGCCCGGCGCGGACACGTTCGTCATCAAGAACGCCCTGGTGGGGTTCGACGAGGCGACACCGGACGAGGTCGTGATCGCCCCGGTGGACCACACCCTGGACGCGCCCAAGCTCGCGCCGCCCGAACTGCCGCTGCACCAGGCGATCTACCGGGCCAGACCGGACGTGAACGCGATCGTGCACAGCCACGCGCCCTACACGTTGATCTTCGGCGCGACGGACCTCGTGCTGCACCCCCTCTCGCACGACGGCGCGTACTTCGCGGGCCGCACGGGCGTGTTCACCACCACGTCCAACACTGTGCTGGACATCGGGACCGGTGACGCGATCGCGGCCGTGCTCGCCGACGGGAACGGCGTGTTCCTGCGCAACCACGGCGGTGTTGTGGTGGGCAAGAGCGTGCGGCACGCGGCGATCTTCGCGCAGGTGCTCGAACGGGCGTGCCGGTTGCAGCTCATGGCCGAGGGCACGGCGGGCAAGTACGAGTGGTCGAGCGACGCGGACGTGGAGCTGAAGCGGGACTTCATCTACGCCGACCTGTCCGTGCGCTCCTACTGGGAGTACGCCGTGCGCCGCGTCGGACGCTCCTGGCCGGAGACTACGCACTGGCCGACCCGGTGA
- a CDS encoding helix-turn-helix transcriptional regulator: MRDIRTAVVCTDSESGDGLADDLAGRSGLRVVLRLTGTSGTSVRQADLRRAKCDVVVVLMAESDVTDPVLRLVMGANAKVVLAAGRMGDDQVYAAARVGVRGFASADDVNEVALAVVETHRDGSWLPPRLGSGLVRFLSRSPTPNPMLTAIERDILEQVCDGALNSEIARTLCCTSDNIKWHLKNTYRKLQVRNRAEAAAYAVRTGIVGA, translated from the coding sequence ATGCGTGACATTCGAACAGCTGTGGTGTGCACGGATTCCGAATCGGGTGACGGACTCGCGGACGACCTGGCCGGGCGGTCCGGGTTGCGGGTCGTGCTGCGTTTGACGGGCACGTCGGGCACTTCCGTCCGGCAGGCCGACCTGCGCCGGGCGAAATGCGATGTGGTGGTGGTGCTGATGGCCGAATCGGACGTCACCGACCCGGTGCTCCGATTGGTGATGGGCGCGAACGCCAAAGTGGTCCTGGCGGCCGGACGAATGGGAGACGACCAGGTCTACGCCGCGGCCAGGGTCGGTGTGCGCGGCTTCGCGTCGGCCGACGACGTGAACGAGGTGGCGCTGGCGGTGGTGGAAACCCATCGCGACGGCAGTTGGCTGCCGCCGAGGCTGGGCAGCGGACTGGTGCGCTTCCTGTCCAGGTCGCCCACCCCGAACCCGATGCTGACGGCCATCGAACGGGACATCCTGGAGCAGGTGTGCGACGGCGCGCTCAACTCCGAGATCGCGCGCACCCTGTGCTGCACGTCGGACAACATCAAGTGGCACCTGAAGAACACGTACCGCAAGTTGCAGGTCCGCAACCGGGCCGAGGCCGCGGCGTACGCGGTGCGGACCGGGATCGTCGGCGCGTGA
- a CDS encoding MFS transporter, whose protein sequence is MTKAVSQGPAEVTESRGSYAVMLVVLLSATFIVQFDFFVVNVAAPSLGTDLQASAAALELIVGGYAFAYASGMITGGRLGDLHGHRKLFVIGVIAFTVTSLLCGITVTAEQLVLARLAQGLAGALMVPQVLAVITSDFPAEARGRAFAGYGIALGLGSIAGQVLGGAMVQADVAGLGWRLIFLINVPIGIVTAIVAARVLPDKRDNPQTGLDPLGALGLSAALALLLVPLGMGHSAGWPAWTWICMALAVPVAAATLRWEQLLGRRGKSPMLDLALFRVSSFRAGLIAGVAFNLYFGSLMFTLTLLLQSGLNLSPFMAGVVFSPMGVFFSLSAMYGGKLTARFGMNSLVWGSLVTAVGLVLLAVGLNVSGADIGLGWLLFCLALVGLGNGAVLPSLMGASLIKVEPQAAGVASGVLTTSQQFAISGGVAVIGALYFSLIGDRTGGAAHASAMQWALWINLVLVFAVIGMVLVLKRIEKETRAS, encoded by the coding sequence ATGACCAAAGCCGTCTCCCAGGGACCCGCGGAGGTGACCGAGTCCCGGGGCAGCTACGCGGTGATGCTCGTCGTGCTGCTGTCGGCCACGTTCATCGTGCAGTTCGACTTCTTCGTGGTGAACGTGGCCGCCCCGTCGCTCGGCACGGACCTCCAGGCGAGTGCCGCGGCCTTGGAACTCATCGTGGGCGGCTACGCGTTCGCCTACGCCAGCGGCATGATCACCGGCGGCCGGCTGGGCGACCTGCACGGTCACCGCAAGCTGTTCGTGATCGGCGTGATCGCCTTCACGGTCACCTCGCTGCTGTGCGGCATCACGGTCACCGCCGAGCAGCTGGTGCTGGCCCGGCTGGCGCAGGGCCTGGCCGGCGCGCTGATGGTGCCGCAGGTGCTCGCCGTGATCACGTCGGACTTCCCGGCCGAGGCCCGTGGCCGGGCGTTCGCGGGCTACGGCATCGCCTTGGGGCTGGGTTCCATCGCAGGGCAGGTGCTCGGCGGCGCGATGGTGCAGGCCGACGTGGCCGGGCTGGGCTGGCGGCTGATCTTCCTGATCAACGTGCCGATCGGCATCGTGACGGCGATCGTCGCGGCGCGCGTGCTGCCCGACAAGAGGGACAACCCGCAGACCGGGCTGGACCCGCTCGGCGCGCTCGGCCTGTCCGCCGCGCTGGCGTTGCTGCTGGTGCCGCTGGGCATGGGCCACAGCGCGGGCTGGCCCGCCTGGACGTGGATCTGCATGGCGCTGGCCGTCCCGGTGGCGGCGGCGACCCTGCGCTGGGAGCAGCTGCTCGGCCGGCGCGGCAAGAGCCCGATGCTGGACCTGGCGCTGTTCCGGGTGTCGTCGTTCCGCGCGGGTCTCATCGCCGGTGTCGCGTTCAACCTGTACTTCGGCAGCCTGATGTTCACCCTCACCTTGTTGTTGCAGTCGGGCCTGAACCTCAGCCCGTTCATGGCTGGTGTGGTGTTCTCGCCGATGGGCGTGTTCTTCTCGCTCAGCGCCATGTACGGCGGCAAGCTCACCGCCCGGTTCGGGATGAACTCGTTGGTGTGGGGCAGTCTGGTCACCGCGGTCGGCCTCGTGCTGCTCGCCGTGGGCCTGAACGTGTCCGGTGCGGACATCGGCCTGGGCTGGCTGCTGTTCTGCCTGGCGCTGGTCGGCCTGGGCAACGGTGCGGTGCTGCCGTCGCTGATGGGCGCCTCGCTGATCAAGGTGGAGCCGCAGGCCGCCGGCGTGGCCTCGGGCGTGCTCACGACGTCGCAGCAGTTCGCCATCTCCGGCGGTGTCGCGGTGATCGGCGCGCTCTACTTCAGCCTGATCGGCGACCGGACGGGCGGCGCGGCGCACGCCTCGGCGATGCAGTGGGCGCTGTGGATCAACCTCGTGCTGGTGTTCGCGGTGATCGGCATGGTGTTGGTGCTGAAGCGAATCGAGAAGGAGACGCGGGCTTCGTGA
- a CDS encoding HAD family hydrolase: MTAPRYRLAAIDLDGTLLRRDYTLSVRSERALATARAAGVEVVFVTARHPAAVLDYAARLGLAGEAICCVGSAVCELPSGEVTWSDAIPAHAAATVARRVRAVFPRLHLGWVLRGGPVGYQHGYPPPLLLGESFFGDPTAIAEPVLKLWLAGGDLDGTVPDGLAAALGGLVDIAHVGPGFVDLVAPGASKVGTLAELARRRGLGPDDVVAFGDTSADIDMVRWAGHGVVMANADPALHAFADEIAPDCDDDGVAVVLERLCAEEVSVP, translated from the coding sequence ATGACCGCGCCGCGCTACCGGCTCGCCGCGATCGACCTGGACGGCACGCTGCTGCGCCGCGACTACACGCTGTCCGTTCGCAGCGAACGGGCGCTGGCCACGGCCCGTGCGGCCGGAGTCGAGGTCGTGTTCGTCACCGCGCGCCATCCGGCCGCCGTGCTCGACTACGCGGCCCGCCTCGGGCTGGCCGGCGAGGCCATCTGCTGCGTGGGCTCGGCGGTGTGCGAGCTGCCCTCCGGTGAGGTCACCTGGAGTGACGCCATCCCGGCGCACGCGGCGGCGACCGTGGCACGTCGGGTCCGGGCCGTGTTCCCCCGGCTGCACCTGGGCTGGGTGCTGCGCGGTGGACCGGTCGGCTACCAGCACGGCTACCCGCCGCCGTTGCTGCTCGGCGAGTCGTTCTTCGGCGACCCCACCGCCATCGCCGAACCGGTGCTGAAGCTGTGGCTGGCCGGCGGGGACCTCGACGGCACCGTGCCGGACGGGCTCGCCGCGGCGTTGGGCGGGCTGGTCGACATCGCGCACGTCGGACCGGGCTTCGTCGACCTCGTCGCGCCAGGCGCCAGCAAAGTGGGCACGCTCGCCGAACTAGCACGACGACGTGGCCTCGGCCCGGACGACGTGGTGGCGTTCGGTGACACGTCCGCCGACATCGACATGGTCCGCTGGGCCGGGCACGGCGTGGTCATGGCCAACGCCGACCCCGCGCTGCACGCGTTCGCCGACGAGATCGCCCCCGACTGCGACGACGACGGCGTGGCCGTGGTGCTGGAACGCCTGTGCGCCGAGGAGGTGAGCGTGCCGTGA
- a CDS encoding response regulator transcription factor, with protein sequence MAADQQVSVVVVDDHPAVRAGVAHWLSSGTPPIRVAAAGDDVGVAWVGDGAEADVVILDLHLSGPNPALGDLRRLVQAGRRVVVYSMRADDEIALQCLELGALCYLTKAEGAEHILQATRAAAVGLPYTPPALAGALAGDSSAHRPGLSARETEVLVQWFQSESKDFVAQQLGISLSTVNSHLERIRLKYAMSGREAPTKAALVARAIQDGLVHLDDL encoded by the coding sequence ATGGCGGCGGACCAGCAGGTGAGCGTCGTAGTCGTGGACGACCATCCCGCGGTCCGGGCCGGGGTGGCCCACTGGCTGTCGTCCGGCACGCCGCCGATCCGGGTGGCCGCCGCGGGTGACGACGTCGGCGTCGCCTGGGTCGGTGACGGCGCGGAGGCCGACGTCGTCATCCTCGACCTGCACCTGAGCGGACCCAACCCGGCGCTGGGTGATCTGCGCCGACTGGTCCAGGCGGGACGGCGGGTCGTCGTCTACTCGATGCGCGCGGACGACGAGATCGCGTTGCAATGCCTGGAACTGGGCGCGTTGTGCTACCTGACGAAGGCCGAAGGCGCCGAGCACATCCTTCAAGCGACGAGAGCGGCGGCGGTGGGCCTGCCGTACACGCCGCCGGCCTTGGCGGGCGCGCTCGCCGGCGACAGTTCCGCCCACCGGCCGGGGTTGTCGGCGCGGGAAACCGAAGTGCTGGTCCAGTGGTTCCAGTCGGAGTCCAAGGACTTCGTGGCACAGCAGCTGGGGATCTCGCTGAGCACGGTCAACTCGCACCTGGAGCGGATTCGGCTCAAGTACGCGATGAGCGGTCGGGAGGCGCCGACCAAAGCCGCGCTGGTAGCACGTGCGATCCAGGACGGCCTGGTCCATCTGGATGATCTTTGA
- a CDS encoding acyl-CoA dehydrogenase family protein — MKVQRLLPTEDAADLLGLVEEIADGELAPRVADFEARGEFPRDAVRTLGRAGLLGLPYPEEHGGGGQPYEVYLHVVELIASRWLAVGEALNVHTLSCHGLARFGTDVQRKKHLPDMLGGELLGANCLSELEAGSDLASMATTATRDGNDYILRGTKAWVTHGGIADYYAVYARTGGPDARGLSCLLVDADTAGLLPQKREKKMGVSSSPTAQIVFDHARVADDRLIGRPGKGFLIAMDALDSGRLAIGACAVGLAQAALDYAADYAKKREQFGQPIMSFQGIGFMLADIATQVSAARALVLHAARLKDAGLPYSIEAAKAKLFATDMAMKATTDAVQVLGGAGYVVDHPVERWMREAKLLQIVEGTNQIQRLVVSRAL, encoded by the coding sequence GTGAAGGTGCAACGCCTGCTGCCGACGGAGGACGCGGCCGACCTGCTCGGCCTGGTGGAGGAGATCGCCGACGGCGAACTCGCGCCGCGCGTGGCCGATTTCGAGGCACGCGGCGAGTTCCCGAGGGACGCCGTGCGCACGCTCGGCCGGGCCGGGCTGCTGGGCCTGCCCTACCCGGAGGAGCACGGCGGGGGAGGCCAGCCGTACGAGGTCTACCTGCACGTGGTCGAGCTGATCGCGAGCCGGTGGCTGGCCGTCGGCGAGGCGCTGAACGTCCACACCCTGTCCTGTCACGGCCTGGCGCGCTTCGGCACCGACGTGCAGCGCAAGAAGCACCTGCCGGACATGCTCGGCGGCGAACTGCTCGGCGCGAACTGCCTGTCGGAGCTGGAAGCCGGGTCGGACCTAGCCTCGATGGCCACCACCGCGACCCGTGACGGGAACGACTACATCCTGCGTGGCACCAAGGCCTGGGTCACCCACGGCGGTATCGCCGACTACTACGCCGTCTACGCGCGCACCGGCGGTCCGGACGCACGCGGCTTGTCGTGCCTGCTGGTCGACGCCGACACGGCGGGCCTGCTGCCGCAGAAGCGGGAGAAGAAGATGGGCGTGTCGTCCTCGCCGACCGCCCAGATCGTCTTCGACCACGCCAGGGTCGCGGACGACCGGCTGATCGGCAGGCCCGGCAAGGGTTTCCTGATCGCCATGGACGCCCTGGACAGCGGCCGGCTCGCCATCGGCGCGTGCGCCGTCGGCCTGGCGCAGGCGGCGCTCGACTACGCCGCCGACTACGCGAAGAAACGCGAGCAGTTCGGTCAGCCCATCATGTCGTTCCAGGGCATCGGGTTCATGCTGGCGGACATTGCGACCCAGGTGTCGGCCGCACGCGCGCTGGTGCTGCACGCGGCCCGGCTGAAGGACGCGGGCCTGCCGTACTCCATCGAGGCGGCCAAGGCGAAGCTCTTCGCCACCGACATGGCGATGAAGGCCACCACCGACGCGGTGCAGGTGCTCGGCGGCGCGGGGTACGTGGTCGACCACCCCGTCGAGCGGTGGATGCGCGAGGCCAAGCTCCTCCAGATCGTCGAAGGCACCAACCAGATCCAACGACTCGTCGTCTCCCGCGCGCTGTGA
- a CDS encoding 4'-phosphopantetheinyl transferase family protein codes for MNGVVVTLAGRGRGPDPGRHTTAADRDRAAGLPERRAAEYLEGRALLRWLLGRVLGPRSAGAAIGVTATGKPVLDNDIGVSVSHSARVLAAAVAPDRAVGVDVQEHVLPTPGLLTRCCREEDLAAVAALAPADRARVFTALWVVQEACLKASGEGVRFRPGRVPVRPGHRRGAWRDFRWQLLSPFDGAEVAVAASGPPPRIHVLLPKE; via the coding sequence GTGAACGGCGTCGTCGTCACGCTCGCCGGGCGCGGGCGCGGTCCTGATCCCGGTCGGCACACCACGGCGGCCGACCGGGACCGGGCGGCGGGCCTGCCCGAGCGTCGTGCGGCGGAGTACCTGGAGGGGCGGGCGCTGCTGCGCTGGCTGCTCGGCCGGGTGCTCGGCCCGCGGTCCGCCGGGGCCGCGATCGGCGTCACGGCCACCGGAAAACCAGTGCTGGACAACGACATCGGCGTCAGCGTCTCGCACAGCGCACGGGTGCTCGCGGCGGCCGTCGCACCGGACCGGGCGGTCGGCGTCGACGTGCAGGAGCACGTCCTGCCCACGCCGGGGCTGCTCACCAGGTGCTGCCGTGAAGAGGACCTGGCGGCGGTGGCGGCGCTGGCCCCCGCCGATCGCGCCCGCGTCTTCACCGCGCTGTGGGTCGTGCAGGAAGCGTGCCTGAAGGCCAGTGGCGAGGGCGTCCGGTTCCGGCCCGGCCGGGTGCCGGTCCGGCCAGGCCACCGCCGCGGCGCGTGGCGCGACTTCCGCTGGCAGCTGCTGTCCCCGTTCGACGGGGCCGAGGTCGCGGTCGCCGCGTCCGGCCCGCCACCCCGCATCCACGTCCTGCTCCCGAAGGAATGA